The following proteins are encoded in a genomic region of Gimesia algae:
- a CDS encoding sialate O-acetylesterase has protein sequence MNCTSLRRLAAVLLMLITVNALNVNLAQAEIKLPAIIGDHMVLQQGQKNPLWGWAEPGEKITVTVDGQSHSTTADNNGKWKVTLEPLKVGGPYEITIKGKDSVTLKDVLSGEVWICSGQSNMAWTVGSSNDADLEIMTANYPKIRLISVPQVGTQEPQDNFNGQWEACTPETVKNFSGVGYFFGRQLYQTLNVPIGLIDNAWGGSSAEAWVNRKRLEDEPAFKEMLEKWEKTEASYNHEQAVAAYNKRLDQWKESVKKAKAAGKAAPRRPRAPRNPLTGNHRPANIYNGVLYPTIGYGIKGAIWYQGESNASRAYQYRKLFPFMIQNWRNEWKQGDFPFYWVQLADFRSEKPDPADSDWAELREAQTMTMDALPNTGEAVILNLGEASDIHPKNKQDVAMRLARWALAKDYGVKVVHQSPRYKSMEVKGNKAILTFDHVGGGLDTFDVTTPIGFTIAGQDKKFVKANAKIVGGNKIEVWSDAVANPAAVRYAWADNPVCNVQNKEGLPVTPFRTDDWPGVTINNH, from the coding sequence ATGAATTGTACCTCTCTGAGACGACTTGCAGCCGTTTTACTGATGCTGATCACCGTGAACGCATTGAATGTAAATCTGGCGCAAGCAGAAATCAAACTTCCCGCGATTATTGGTGACCACATGGTCCTGCAACAGGGGCAGAAAAACCCGTTATGGGGTTGGGCTGAACCCGGTGAAAAGATCACCGTCACCGTCGATGGTCAGTCTCATTCCACTACGGCTGACAATAATGGAAAATGGAAAGTCACACTCGAACCTCTCAAAGTTGGTGGCCCCTATGAAATCACGATCAAGGGTAAAGACTCTGTTACACTCAAGGATGTCCTCTCAGGTGAAGTCTGGATCTGTTCTGGCCAATCCAACATGGCCTGGACCGTTGGATCATCCAATGATGCCGACCTGGAAATCATGACCGCAAATTACCCCAAAATCCGATTGATATCGGTACCTCAGGTCGGTACCCAGGAACCACAGGATAACTTCAATGGACAATGGGAAGCCTGCACTCCTGAAACAGTTAAGAATTTTTCTGGCGTCGGCTACTTCTTCGGACGTCAGTTATACCAGACGCTGAATGTGCCCATTGGCCTGATTGACAATGCCTGGGGTGGTTCTTCTGCGGAAGCCTGGGTGAATCGCAAGCGACTGGAAGATGAACCCGCTTTCAAAGAGATGCTGGAAAAATGGGAAAAGACAGAAGCGTCCTATAACCATGAACAGGCCGTCGCTGCTTATAACAAACGCCTGGATCAGTGGAAAGAATCAGTCAAAAAAGCTAAAGCAGCTGGAAAAGCAGCACCTCGGCGTCCACGGGCTCCAAGAAACCCGCTGACAGGTAATCATCGTCCGGCCAATATTTACAATGGTGTGCTATATCCTACTATCGGTTATGGCATCAAAGGAGCGATCTGGTATCAGGGTGAGTCCAATGCCAGCCGTGCCTATCAGTATCGAAAACTGTTCCCATTCATGATCCAGAACTGGCGTAATGAATGGAAACAAGGCGATTTCCCCTTCTACTGGGTTCAATTGGCTGATTTCCGGAGCGAAAAACCGGATCCCGCTGACAGCGACTGGGCGGAACTGCGTGAAGCACAGACGATGACAATGGATGCGCTCCCCAATACAGGAGAAGCCGTCATCCTGAATCTGGGGGAAGCTTCTGACATTCATCCCAAAAACAAACAGGATGTCGCCATGCGACTGGCCCGCTGGGCACTGGCGAAAGACTATGGCGTGAAAGTCGTACACCAGAGCCCCCGTTACAAGTCAATGGAAGTCAAAGGCAACAAAGCGATTCTGACCTTTGATCATGTTGGCGGAGGTCTGGATACCTTCGACGTGACAACTCCCATCGGCTTCACCATTGCCGGCCAAGACAAGAAGTTTGTCAAAGCGAATGCGAAAATTGTTGGCGGCAATAAAATCGAGGTCTGGAGTGATGCCGTCGCGAATCCAGCGGCCGTTCGCTACGCCTGGGCAGATAACCCCGTCTGTAACGTGCAGAATAAAGAGGGCCTGCCTGTGACACCGTTCCGTACGGACGACTGGCCTGGAGTGACGATCAATAATCATTAA
- the corA gene encoding magnesium/cobalt transporter CorA → MIDAYRNTSKKVGMPPGSLIHVGDFNEEDTRISVIDYGSIDVEEPSVETVEDLLKFREKDSITWVCLEGLKNVEITELIGKYFDIHPLVLEDILNTHQRPKFEEYDDYLYIVLKGLSLGEEGVEADEFNVDYEQISILVFNDFVFTFKEWKDELFLPLIQRIRTSTGRIRSLGSDYLTYAILDSIVDQNFVLLDSMDERIDVIEAELLSDPTSNTLVSIQHLKRELINIRRSTSPQRELLSAILRSDHKLIGEKTHIYFRDVFDHVLRISESVDSYRDMLAGLLDIYVSSVSNKMNEVMKILTVFASIFIPLTFIAGIYGMNFEYMPELRWKWSYPILWVVFITLPVVLVTYFKKKKWL, encoded by the coding sequence ATGATTGATGCCTATCGGAATACATCAAAAAAAGTCGGCATGCCGCCTGGTTCTCTGATCCATGTGGGTGACTTTAATGAAGAAGATACCCGGATTTCTGTGATCGACTATGGTTCGATTGATGTCGAAGAACCCAGTGTGGAAACAGTGGAAGACCTGCTCAAGTTTCGCGAGAAGGATTCGATTACCTGGGTCTGCCTGGAGGGACTGAAAAATGTCGAAATTACCGAATTGATCGGCAAATATTTCGACATTCATCCGTTAGTGCTGGAAGATATTCTCAATACGCACCAGCGGCCTAAATTCGAAGAGTACGATGATTATCTCTATATCGTTCTGAAAGGTCTCTCCCTGGGAGAGGAGGGAGTCGAGGCAGACGAGTTTAATGTCGATTACGAGCAGATCAGTATTCTGGTGTTCAATGATTTCGTTTTTACGTTCAAAGAGTGGAAGGACGAGTTGTTTCTTCCCCTGATTCAGCGGATCCGCACCAGTACAGGTCGCATTCGATCACTGGGGTCGGATTATCTGACCTATGCGATTTTAGACAGCATCGTTGATCAGAATTTTGTGCTGCTGGACTCCATGGATGAGCGAATTGATGTAATTGAAGCAGAATTATTATCGGATCCCACCTCAAATACCCTGGTTTCCATTCAGCATCTGAAGCGGGAACTAATCAATATACGTCGTTCGACTTCACCACAGCGGGAACTGCTCTCGGCGATCCTTCGTTCTGACCACAAACTGATTGGCGAGAAAACGCATATTTATTTTCGCGATGTTTTTGACCATGTCCTGAGGATTTCTGAATCGGTGGACTCTTATCGTGATATGCTGGCCGGCTTGCTGGATATCTATGTTTCGAGTGTGAGTAACAAAATGAATGAGGTGATGAAAATCCTGACGGTATTTGCCTCGATCTTCATTCCGCTCACATTTATCGCGGGAATCTATGGTATGAATTTTGAATACATGCCCGAACTTCGCTGGAAATGGTCGTACCCGATCCTCTGGGTGGTTTTTATCACATTACCTGTGGTACTGGTGACCTATTTTAAAAAGAAAAAATGGTTGTGA
- a CDS encoding carbon-nitrogen hydrolase family protein: MEPLDLKDFEWKIEVRPLTMDDFDALVEMEQLCFPGMQTWGREHIESQLKHFPEGQLCVEIDGRLAASSSSLILTFDPSMEWHNWKAVADDGYIRNHNPKGDTLYGIEIMVHPDFRGMKLSRRMYDARKELCRQKNLTQMIIAGRIPGYHLHADKLTAREYIDCVVEKAIYDQVLTAQLANGFSVQGLIPNYLPSDTESCGYATYLEWTNLDYKRGAKRRFHHPVEPIRICVVQYQMRSIKGFDEFAQQCEFFLDTASDYKCDFILFPELFTTQLLSCVEATRPGQAARRLAEFTPQYLDFFTEMAVKYNVNVIGGSQFVVEHGTLFNSSYLFGRDGTIGKQDKIHITPSERKWWGVSSGNRVEVFETDCGTIAIQICYDIEFPELTRIASQKGAQIVFVPFNTDTRHGYLRVRHCAQARCVENHLYVAISGCTGNLPFVENADIHYAQSGIFTPSDMEFASDGVAAECNPNVETVIIHDLDFELLRRHRESGSVQNWNDRRTELYRVVYKEDGNSFEI, encoded by the coding sequence ATGGAACCGCTTGATCTGAAGGATTTCGAATGGAAGATCGAAGTCCGACCTTTGACAATGGACGACTTCGATGCCTTGGTGGAAATGGAGCAACTCTGTTTTCCCGGCATGCAGACCTGGGGGCGGGAGCATATTGAAAGCCAACTCAAGCATTTTCCCGAGGGGCAACTCTGTGTAGAAATTGATGGGCGTCTGGCAGCGTCTTCATCCAGTCTGATTCTGACGTTTGATCCCAGTATGGAGTGGCACAACTGGAAAGCGGTCGCGGATGACGGGTATATCCGCAATCATAATCCCAAGGGGGATACGCTGTACGGGATCGAAATCATGGTCCACCCCGATTTTCGCGGGATGAAACTTTCCCGGCGGATGTATGATGCCCGCAAAGAACTTTGCCGTCAGAAAAATCTGACCCAGATGATTATTGCTGGCCGGATTCCAGGATATCATCTACACGCCGACAAATTGACGGCCCGTGAATACATTGACTGTGTTGTAGAAAAGGCGATCTATGATCAGGTGTTGACGGCGCAACTGGCCAATGGATTTTCGGTCCAGGGGCTGATTCCCAATTATCTGCCTTCCGATACCGAATCCTGCGGATATGCGACCTATCTGGAATGGACGAATCTGGACTATAAGCGTGGTGCCAAGCGTCGCTTTCATCACCCGGTCGAACCGATCCGGATTTGTGTCGTGCAGTACCAGATGCGTTCGATTAAAGGCTTCGATGAGTTCGCCCAGCAGTGCGAGTTCTTTCTGGATACGGCATCCGATTATAAATGCGACTTCATCCTGTTTCCGGAATTGTTTACCACGCAACTGCTTTCCTGTGTGGAAGCGACGCGCCCGGGGCAGGCGGCACGCCGGCTGGCAGAATTTACACCACAGTATCTTGATTTCTTTACGGAAATGGCGGTCAAATATAATGTCAACGTAATTGGGGGTTCGCAGTTTGTTGTCGAGCATGGCACGCTGTTTAACTCGTCTTATCTGTTTGGTCGTGATGGAACAATTGGGAAACAGGACAAAATTCATATCACTCCCAGTGAACGCAAGTGGTGGGGCGTCAGTTCCGGCAACCGGGTTGAAGTCTTTGAAACAGACTGCGGTACCATTGCCATTCAGATCTGTTATGACATCGAATTTCCCGAATTGACCAGAATCGCGTCCCAAAAAGGGGCACAGATTGTCTTCGTGCCATTCAATACCGATACGCGGCACGGCTATCTGCGGGTCAGGCATTGTGCCCAGGCCCGATGTGTTGAAAATCATCTGTACGTAGCAATTTCAGGCTGCACAGGCAATCTGCCCTTTGTCGAAAATGCCGACATCCACTATGCCCAGTCAGGAATTTTCACACCCTCTGATATGGAATTCGCCAGTGATGGCGTGGCCGCGGAGTGTAATCCCAATGTCGAAACCGTGATTATTCATGACCTCGACTTCGAACTGTTAAGGCGGCATCGTGAATCGGGCAGTGTGCAGAACTGGAATGACCGCCGCACGGAACTCTATCGGGTGGTCTACAAGGAAGATGGCAACTCCTTCGAGATTTGA
- a CDS encoding LolA-like protein has translation MDARVFLTLIVLGLTVTPVKAELKSDSRQQIDQRAREVLREWSEECLSFTGVRGEIFRIDYDDVFRIQKHSVGTFGYLGPQHSFFRFSPALKTPDPDYLKKTSDGKPYEYKEGYSEEWRWQKSCVRCIDHKEKKYEEFRVIKPLPPESELKWFDSLRYFTYMDTITLILPGVPDQAKFDEFISDSYLQVMRENETHIWIAGKPKNRRHAANFREFKLYLEKNPWRLRAVQYIHPSGNQSTICHFSKVEFNPLEWEEPDLSGYRNLSERPVIVPWPEKEDTSSIQQEAGAQVNWAAVRIGLSILTMIF, from the coding sequence ATGGATGCCCGTGTTTTTCTGACGTTGATCGTACTCGGACTGACTGTGACTCCTGTCAAAGCGGAATTAAAATCTGATTCCCGCCAGCAAATCGATCAGCGGGCCCGGGAGGTTCTGCGCGAATGGAGTGAAGAATGCCTGAGCTTCACAGGAGTACGAGGCGAGATTTTCAGAATCGACTACGATGACGTATTTCGAATCCAAAAGCATTCAGTGGGTACCTTTGGCTATCTGGGACCTCAGCATAGTTTCTTCCGATTCAGTCCCGCGCTGAAAACCCCTGATCCTGACTACCTGAAAAAAACATCTGATGGGAAACCTTATGAATATAAAGAGGGCTACAGTGAAGAATGGCGCTGGCAGAAATCTTGTGTCAGATGCATTGATCACAAAGAAAAAAAGTACGAAGAGTTTAGAGTTATCAAACCACTTCCGCCTGAATCAGAGCTGAAATGGTTTGATAGCTTACGATACTTCACGTATATGGATACAATTACACTCATTCTGCCTGGCGTGCCTGATCAGGCGAAATTTGATGAGTTTATTTCTGATTCTTATCTGCAGGTCATGCGGGAAAATGAGACTCATATCTGGATTGCCGGCAAGCCAAAAAATCGCAGGCACGCAGCCAATTTTCGTGAATTCAAGCTTTACCTGGAGAAAAACCCCTGGAGATTGCGTGCGGTGCAGTATATTCACCCCTCAGGAAATCAGAGTACAATTTGTCACTTCTCGAAAGTGGAGTTCAATCCGCTGGAGTGGGAGGAACCCGATCTGAGCGGCTATCGGAACCTTTCAGAGCGGCCAGTTATTGTACCATGGCCCGAAAAAGAGGATACCAGTTCGATTCAGCAAGAGGCGGGAGCGCAGGTAAACTGGGCCGCCGTCAGAATTGGATTATCCATATTAACGATGATTTTCTAA
- a CDS encoding DUF2071 domain-containing protein, whose translation MKIPVIEGMIDRRILANFRVDPEAMARVLPAPFRPQLIHGYAIGGVCLIRLTNVRPRCAPFSWGIRSENAAHRFAVEWEADGQTHQGVYVNRRDTDSCLNALAGGRIFPGTHHHARFTVEETDDCFSVEMQARDGQARMQVTGSVADDLPASSIFASVQEASDFFEQGALGYSASNRAGHFDGLELSCRDWKAEPLQVDSITSSFFDDPTRFPPGTVEFDCALLMRGIPHEWHSRQDLCCPETLPA comes from the coding sequence ATGAAAATTCCCGTGATAGAAGGCATGATTGACCGTCGCATCCTGGCCAATTTTCGTGTTGATCCGGAAGCCATGGCCCGCGTTCTGCCGGCCCCGTTTCGTCCCCAACTGATTCATGGATATGCCATTGGTGGCGTTTGTCTTATTAGACTGACGAATGTCCGCCCCCGGTGTGCTCCCTTTTCCTGGGGAATTCGTTCTGAAAACGCCGCCCACCGGTTCGCCGTCGAATGGGAAGCGGACGGTCAGACGCACCAGGGGGTCTATGTCAATCGGCGGGATACCGATTCCTGTCTGAATGCGCTGGCGGGAGGACGCATTTTTCCGGGAACTCATCACCATGCCCGCTTTACAGTTGAAGAGACGGACGACTGTTTCTCGGTCGAAATGCAGGCCAGAGATGGTCAGGCCCGGATGCAGGTGACAGGTTCGGTAGCCGATGATTTGCCAGCTTCGTCGATCTTTGCCTCGGTTCAGGAAGCGTCTGACTTTTTCGAACAGGGGGCACTGGGGTATTCGGCCAGCAACAGGGCCGGGCATTTTGACGGGTTGGAATTAAGTTGCCGGGACTGGAAAGCAGAACCGCTGCAGGTGGATTCCATCACATCCAGCTTCTTTGATGATCCCACGCGTTTTCCGCCGGGGACTGTCGAATTCGACTGCGCCCTGCTGATGCGGGGCATTCCCCACGAATGGCACAGCCGCCAGGATTTGTGTTGCCCCGAAACTCTCCCGGCCTGA
- a CDS encoding DUF1559 domain-containing protein: MRQLHGKRGFTLIELLVVIAIIAILIALLLPAVQQAREAARRSSCKNNLKQIGLALHNYHETHRTFPQMQVESVRTIAGDIPTESYLGWSVMLLPFMDQTNIYNQINMNGPWRTPAGVILQPTVINLVIPAFNCPSDPMEGVNTNISSWGKSNYPALYSPSRMLTAATTQGYTSAWNNHAATRIRDITDGVSNVIVVGERTTEDRGSGAIWIGSSPINSATAGNYGDWPYHTALVRNWQGSSTAPIPSTIYLINGINQTDGLRYAWTLSSSHTGGCHFLLGDGRVQFISENINGETLIYLTAINDKNVIGEF, encoded by the coding sequence ATGAGACAGCTGCATGGAAAACGGGGTTTTACCCTGATTGAACTGCTGGTAGTGATTGCGATCATTGCCATTTTAATTGCCCTGTTGTTGCCAGCCGTGCAACAGGCGCGGGAAGCGGCACGCCGGAGCTCCTGCAAAAACAACTTAAAGCAGATCGGCCTGGCATTACACAACTACCACGAAACACACCGAACTTTTCCTCAAATGCAGGTGGAAAGTGTCCGTACGATCGCCGGTGATATCCCCACAGAAAGTTATCTGGGCTGGAGTGTCATGCTGCTGCCATTCATGGATCAGACCAACATTTATAACCAGATCAATATGAATGGCCCCTGGCGTACGCCAGCAGGAGTGATTCTGCAGCCAACAGTCATCAACCTGGTCATTCCGGCATTCAACTGCCCTTCCGATCCAATGGAAGGTGTAAACACCAATATCAGCTCATGGGGTAAATCAAACTATCCTGCATTGTACTCTCCTTCCCGCATGCTGACCGCTGCAACCACTCAGGGTTACACCAGTGCGTGGAACAATCACGCGGCCACCAGAATACGAGATATTACTGATGGCGTCAGCAATGTCATTGTCGTCGGCGAACGTACCACAGAAGACCGTGGTTCAGGAGCAATCTGGATTGGTTCTTCACCCATCAACAGTGCTACAGCGGGAAACTACGGCGACTGGCCTTACCATACCGCATTGGTGCGGAACTGGCAGGGTTCTTCAACCGCCCCCATTCCTTCCACGATTTACCTGATCAACGGCATTAATCAGACCGACGGCCTGCGATACGCGTGGACCTTGAGCAGTTCCCACACCGGAGGCTGCCACTTCCTGCTGGGGGATGGGCGAGTTCAATTCATCAGCGAAAATATTAATGGTGAAACACTGATCTATCTGACTGCGATCAATGACAAAAATGTGATCGGTGAGTTCTAG
- a CDS encoding transthyretin-like family protein: protein MSTGIILNPANSKRGYFLKFSAGVLLVCCLGCSGGVDEVKLAPVSGTVTMDGKPLADIVVIFSPEKGNPSSGRTDASGNYSLSYKEHAKGALLGSHRVTIIKAEAVIPKNDDDSGIAETLPIETFRGENDGVAAIKLPQGTFKKDPIPERYNTKSELKKEVVDGKNKFDFDLTSK, encoded by the coding sequence ATGTCTACAGGAATTATTTTGAATCCTGCAAATTCAAAACGGGGTTACTTTCTTAAATTTTCAGCAGGGGTCTTACTGGTCTGCTGCCTGGGATGCTCGGGAGGTGTCGATGAAGTGAAACTTGCTCCCGTCTCAGGCACCGTCACCATGGACGGCAAGCCTCTGGCGGACATTGTTGTGATTTTTTCCCCTGAAAAAGGAAATCCCTCGTCCGGACGTACAGACGCATCCGGCAACTATTCACTTTCTTATAAGGAACATGCCAAAGGTGCTCTGTTAGGAAGTCACAGAGTGACCATTATTAAGGCTGAAGCCGTCATCCCCAAAAACGATGATGACTCGGGCATTGCGGAAACACTGCCTATCGAAACGTTTCGCGGTGAAAATGATGGCGTCGCTGCGATCAAGTTACCCCAAGGAACTTTCAAAAAAGATCCGATTCCTGAACGCTATAACACGAAATCAGAACTGAAAAAAGAAGTCGTGGATGGCAAAAACAAGTTCGATTTTGATTTAACGTCGAAGTAA
- a CDS encoding succinylglutamate desuccinylase/aspartoacylase family protein, with product MTKPRQRKPIDQWNGDTIPAGQSRDVKLAVSESYSSMNVKIPIHIRRAEADGPVVFVTAALHGDEINGTGAIRELIQDVDFKLLRGSVILVPVLNILAFDRHSRYLPDRRDLNRSFPGSANGSLASRMARIIFDEIVSRSDYGIDLHTASVRRTNYPNVRGDLTSPDVCRLAKAFGSEVIMNGKGPAGAFRREACNSGCPTIIMEGGEVWKVEPGIVESAARGVRNVLRDLQMLDGEPESPDYQVIVDKSTWVRAERGGFLKFHVKPGDIIEKDQPLATNTTLLGRERSMLYAPFDSVVIGMTTLPAISPGEPICNLGMLPEGTKPSQIRRFRREEDGLEGQVVDELSTNLVVVEPCDEAAQLKLDQTQHRESGSHPVPEKPTAAE from the coding sequence ATGACAAAACCGCGACAACGTAAGCCAATCGATCAATGGAATGGGGACACTATACCGGCTGGACAGTCGCGTGACGTCAAGCTGGCTGTCAGCGAAAGCTACAGCAGTATGAACGTGAAAATTCCCATTCATATCCGTCGCGCTGAGGCAGATGGACCAGTGGTTTTTGTAACCGCTGCATTGCATGGCGATGAGATTAATGGCACGGGCGCAATTCGTGAACTGATCCAGGATGTGGACTTCAAACTATTGAGAGGCTCGGTCATTCTGGTCCCGGTTCTCAATATACTGGCCTTTGATCGTCACTCCCGTTATTTGCCCGACCGACGTGACTTGAACCGTTCTTTTCCGGGGTCGGCTAACGGCAGTCTTGCCAGTCGTATGGCCCGGATCATTTTTGACGAAATCGTTTCCCGCAGTGACTATGGCATTGATCTGCATACTGCATCAGTGCGTCGAACAAATTATCCTAACGTCCGCGGAGATCTAACCAGTCCAGACGTTTGTCGACTGGCAAAAGCCTTCGGTTCAGAAGTCATCATGAATGGCAAAGGACCTGCGGGAGCATTCCGCCGCGAAGCCTGCAACAGCGGTTGTCCGACCATCATCATGGAAGGCGGGGAAGTCTGGAAAGTCGAACCGGGGATCGTCGAGTCCGCAGCGCGCGGGGTCAGAAATGTCCTCCGTGATCTGCAAATGCTGGATGGTGAGCCGGAATCTCCCGATTATCAGGTCATCGTCGATAAATCGACGTGGGTGCGGGCAGAGCGGGGGGGCTTCCTCAAATTTCATGTCAAGCCGGGCGACATTATCGAAAAAGATCAGCCACTGGCCACCAACACCACTCTGCTCGGCAGAGAACGCAGCATGCTTTATGCGCCTTTTGACTCCGTCGTGATTGGGATGACCACTCTGCCAGCGATTAGTCCGGGTGAGCCTATCTGTAATCTGGGAATGCTGCCCGAAGGAACCAAACCTTCACAAATTCGGCGGTTTCGACGAGAAGAAGACGGATTGGAAGGTCAGGTCGTGGACGAGCTTTCGACGAACCTGGTTGTTGTAGAACCCTGCGATGAAGCGGCACAACTCAAGCTTGATCAAACGCAGCACCGGGAATCAGGTTCACATCCTGTCCCCGAGAAGCCAACAGCGGCTGAGTGA
- a CDS encoding RimK family alpha-L-glutamate ligase, with the protein MKLAILSCSPRCYSSRRLREAAEQRGFQVKVLNTLKFAIDLKQAEPDLYFRQKSISDYDAVLPRVGASITYFGTAVVRQFEQMDIFCANSSSGITNSRDKLRSLQILSRHQIGIPQTTFVRDKKDVLPAIERVGGAPVVIKLLEGTQGIGVLLAESVKSAEAIIELLQNQKQNVLIQKFVAESKGRDIRAFVVGDRVVAAMRRVAQGQEFRSNVHRGGLTEPVILDETYCKTAVRAAQIMGLRVAGVDMLEGKDGPQIMEVNSSPGLEGIEKCTQLDIAGAIVDYISAQVDFPEIDLRQRLTVSRGYGVTEIHIPEGSEYVGKAINESGLRDKDINVLTLYRGTTVIPNPRSDRKLESHDRLLCFGKLELMRDLVPSKTRRKRRPKVQDLPELPVAEEVLTDAVKETAESARSGRN; encoded by the coding sequence ATGAAACTTGCAATTCTTTCGTGCAGCCCCCGATGTTACAGTTCGCGGCGTCTGCGCGAAGCGGCAGAACAACGTGGCTTTCAAGTCAAAGTTTTAAATACACTTAAATTTGCCATCGATCTCAAACAGGCGGAACCGGATCTCTATTTCCGACAAAAATCCATTTCTGATTATGATGCAGTTCTGCCACGTGTGGGCGCTTCCATTACCTATTTCGGAACAGCTGTGGTCCGGCAGTTCGAGCAGATGGATATTTTTTGTGCGAATTCCTCTTCAGGCATTACCAACTCTCGGGATAAACTTCGCAGTCTGCAGATTCTGAGTCGCCATCAGATCGGAATCCCGCAAACGACATTTGTCCGCGATAAAAAAGACGTGTTGCCTGCCATTGAACGTGTTGGTGGCGCACCTGTGGTCATCAAACTTCTGGAGGGGACACAGGGGATTGGCGTGCTTCTGGCCGAATCGGTGAAGTCGGCAGAAGCCATCATCGAACTGCTGCAGAACCAGAAGCAGAACGTATTGATTCAGAAATTCGTCGCAGAAAGCAAGGGGCGTGATATCCGGGCCTTTGTCGTCGGAGACCGCGTAGTAGCAGCGATGCGACGTGTGGCACAGGGGCAGGAGTTCCGCAGCAATGTGCATCGTGGTGGCCTGACAGAGCCAGTCATTCTTGATGAAACCTACTGTAAAACGGCGGTGCGTGCAGCTCAGATTATGGGATTGCGAGTGGCGGGAGTGGATATGCTTGAAGGTAAAGACGGCCCACAGATTATGGAAGTCAATTCCTCTCCAGGACTTGAGGGAATTGAGAAATGTACTCAGCTCGACATCGCCGGCGCCATTGTTGATTACATTTCTGCTCAGGTTGATTTTCCGGAGATCGATCTCCGACAGCGCCTGACCGTCAGTCGAGGATATGGCGTGACTGAGATTCATATTCCGGAAGGATCGGAATATGTGGGGAAAGCCATTAATGAATCTGGTCTGCGGGACAAAGACATTAACGTATTAACCCTCTATCGTGGAACTACAGTGATTCCCAACCCCCGTTCAGATCGGAAACTGGAGTCACATGACCGTTTACTCTGTTTTGGAAAACTGGAACTGATGCGCGATCTGGTTCCCTCAAAAACACGCCGAAAACGTCGACCGAAAGTTCAGGATCTGCCCGAGTTGCCCGTGGCCGAAGAAGTGCTGACGGACGCTGTCAAGGAGACCGCCGAGTCAGCGCGGTCAGGAAGGAATTGA
- a CDS encoding ATP-dependent zinc protease family protein: protein MTRTLQKEKRRNTGLPVIGWREWISLPDLGIKSIKAKVDTGARSSSLHAYDLHQFERENEKWIRFKVHPVQRKTREVIEAEARIIEFRSVRSSSGKANLRPVIMTNIKLLGVSWPVELTLANRDEMGFRMLLGREAFRRRFFVDAGKSYYGGKPQQTKKKSKRA from the coding sequence GTGACGAGAACACTGCAGAAGGAAAAAAGACGGAATACTGGTCTGCCTGTCATTGGCTGGCGAGAATGGATCAGTTTGCCGGATCTGGGGATTAAGAGCATTAAAGCTAAAGTAGACACCGGGGCCCGGTCGTCGTCCCTGCATGCTTATGATTTGCATCAGTTCGAGCGAGAGAACGAAAAATGGATTCGATTTAAGGTCCATCCCGTGCAACGGAAAACGCGCGAGGTCATTGAAGCCGAAGCGCGGATTATTGAGTTCCGGTCGGTGCGCAGTTCCAGTGGGAAGGCCAATCTACGGCCCGTGATCATGACGAATATTAAACTGCTGGGAGTCAGCTGGCCGGTCGAATTGACGCTCGCCAATCGAGATGAAATGGGCTTCCGAATGCTGCTGGGTCGTGAAGCATTTCGGCGACGCTTTTTCGTCGACGCCGGAAAATCTTACTACGGTGGGAAGCCACAACAAACCAAAAAAAAGTCGAAACGGGCTTAG